The Breoghania sp. genome has a segment encoding these proteins:
- a CDS encoding tripartite tricarboxylate transporter TctB family protein, with protein sequence MNDHSFSKEQVKEAGEIARLLSYVLLLCASAGLFVSATAIPTSRFERLGAGAFPKIVFAGMALVAVIAIVDALRKIPRHAYGRFFATSADWARRRHLVFICLAALSVCLAAIPALGFSLASFLFILVIELILMPRKPSTIIAGIVVALVFSFGLNWLFADVFTVFLPRGVF encoded by the coding sequence GTGAACGACCACTCCTTCAGCAAGGAGCAGGTTAAGGAGGCGGGCGAAATCGCCCGCCTTCTGAGTTATGTGCTCCTCCTTTGCGCCTCGGCGGGGCTTTTCGTATCCGCCACCGCCATCCCGACCTCGCGCTTCGAGCGACTCGGGGCTGGCGCCTTCCCGAAAATCGTTTTCGCAGGCATGGCGCTCGTCGCCGTGATCGCCATCGTCGATGCCCTGCGGAAAATCCCGCGCCACGCCTATGGGCGCTTCTTCGCCACGAGCGCCGACTGGGCACGCCGCCGGCATCTCGTCTTCATCTGCCTTGCGGCTCTCTCCGTCTGTCTTGCTGCCATTCCGGCACTGGGCTTCTCCCTTGCCAGTTTCCTGTTCATCCTGGTGATCGAGCTGATCCTGATGCCCCGCAAGCCCTCCACAATCATTGCCGGCATCGTCGTGGCGCTCGTCTTTTCCTTCGGCCTGAACTGGCTGTTTGCGGACGTCTTCACCGTGTTCCTGCCCAGGGGAGTGTTTTGA
- a CDS encoding tripartite tricarboxylate transporter permease yields the protein MDAFLVGLNQIFTFTTLVYMLAGSVAGIVAAAIPGFTVTMAIVLTLPLTFAMEPLQGIAVMLSVYVGGYTGGLISAALLGIPGTPSSVATTFDAFPMARRGEAGRALSLGVWASFFGTIISTVVLIFAAPPLAIFAVRLGPWEYFSLIVFALTIVSSLVGSSVIRGLLAGLIGLAISTIGTDPIMGRTRFDFGIETLQAGLPFLVVLIGIFAISQLASEVEDAPSVRTGTSLVAGNIDFQTWKVMKEVLSRPGNLLRSSIIGVLIGALPGAGGSIANLVAYDQAKRASKTPNEFGRGIADGVVASEAGNSATAGGGLIPLIGLGIPGSAVDAILMASLMVHGISVGPRLMMDHADLVYGMFIAMAVASLMMLLVSIVSMRLFLRVAGLPKWAIVPVVMICCVVGSFALNNRVTDLYLLGFIGVAGYTLRALGYSLAPLVLGVILGPIAETNLRRALMTDADPMLFVTRPISLLFLAAAVLSVAWAIRSHLKKQKYYIEDSSDASTS from the coding sequence ATGGACGCTTTCCTCGTCGGCCTGAACCAGATTTTCACGTTCACCACCCTCGTCTACATGCTGGCGGGCTCCGTCGCCGGTATCGTTGCGGCGGCCATCCCCGGCTTCACCGTGACCATGGCCATCGTCCTGACCCTGCCGCTGACCTTTGCGATGGAGCCCCTTCAGGGCATCGCGGTCATGCTGTCGGTCTATGTGGGCGGGTACACGGGCGGCCTGATCTCGGCCGCGCTTCTGGGCATTCCCGGAACGCCCTCCTCCGTCGCCACCACCTTCGACGCCTTTCCCATGGCGCGTCGCGGTGAAGCGGGGCGGGCCCTGTCTCTCGGTGTCTGGGCCTCGTTTTTCGGCACGATCATCTCCACGGTCGTCCTGATCTTCGCTGCGCCGCCGCTGGCCATCTTCGCTGTCCGTCTGGGGCCATGGGAGTACTTCTCCCTGATCGTCTTCGCCCTGACGATCGTCTCAAGCCTCGTCGGCTCCTCGGTCATTCGCGGCCTTCTGGCTGGCCTGATCGGCCTCGCCATCTCCACCATCGGCACCGATCCGATCATGGGCCGTACGCGGTTCGACTTCGGCATCGAAACGCTTCAGGCCGGGCTGCCCTTCCTCGTCGTGCTCATCGGCATCTTCGCGATCTCGCAGCTTGCCTCCGAGGTCGAGGATGCGCCGAGTGTGCGCACCGGCACATCGCTGGTGGCAGGCAACATCGATTTCCAGACCTGGAAAGTCATGAAGGAGGTGCTGAGCCGTCCGGGGAACCTGCTGCGGTCTTCGATCATCGGCGTGCTGATCGGCGCGCTGCCGGGCGCAGGCGGATCCATCGCCAACCTGGTCGCCTATGATCAGGCCAAGCGTGCCTCAAAGACGCCGAACGAGTTCGGACGGGGCATCGCCGATGGCGTCGTCGCCTCCGAAGCCGGCAATTCGGCGACCGCCGGCGGCGGACTGATCCCGCTGATTGGCCTCGGCATTCCCGGCTCCGCCGTGGATGCGATCCTGATGGCGTCCCTCATGGTCCACGGCATTTCCGTCGGACCGCGCCTGATGATGGATCACGCCGACCTCGTCTATGGCATGTTTATCGCCATGGCGGTGGCCTCGCTGATGATGCTGCTTGTCTCCATCGTCTCCATGCGCCTGTTCCTGCGGGTCGCGGGCCTGCCGAAATGGGCCATCGTGCCGGTGGTGATGATCTGTTGCGTGGTTGGCTCCTTCGCGCTCAACAATCGCGTGACCGACCTCTATCTCCTCGGCTTCATTGGCGTGGCGGGTTACACGCTGCGCGCTCTGGGCTATTCGCTGGCGCCCCTGGTGCTGGGCGTGATCCTTGGCCCGATCGCCGAAACCAACCTGCGCCGTGCGCTGATGACCGATGCCGATCCCATGCTGTTCGTCACACGTCCCATCAGCCTGCTCTTCCTTGCCGCAGCCGTGCTCTCCGTCGCATGGGCAATCCGCAGTCATCTGAAAAAGCAAAAATACTACATTGAGGATTCGTCCGATGCGTCTACGTCATGA
- a CDS encoding gamma-glutamyltransferase family protein: MRLRHDPFYPSRRSPVLADNVVATSQPLATQAGLTILQQGGNAVDAAIATAATLTVVEPTGNGLGSDGYCILWDGKQLHGLNASGPAPAAWSPERFANGIPMHGWDAVTVPGAVAAWVELSERFGKLGLATVLAPAIRYAEEGFIVSPVIGALWAKGAATLGSQPGFAETFMPEGRAPKAGERFRNPGAARTLRAIAETKGRAFYDGEIAEEIEAFAKANGGAMTVADLAGFSPEWCGTISQQFDDVELHEIPPNGQGIAALMTLGILQHTAIRDYGPDDLTAVHLQIEAIKLAYRDLHAYVADRRFMTEVSEKDLLDPDYLKARAALIDPAKAQDFGSGAPKRGGTVLMSVADSSGMMVSFIQSNYMGFGSGVVVPGTGISMQNRGYGFTTDTSHQNCVAGGKKPFQTIIPGFAMKGGEPLMAYGMMGGPIQAQGHVQLLLRTQLWDQCVQTAADAPRWRMIEGLDVACEPTMSPDVLKGLADLGHKVQVEAPDNAFGFGGAQLVQRMPGGGYAAGSDPRKDGHAAGF; encoded by the coding sequence ATGCGTCTACGTCATGACCCCTTCTATCCCTCCCGGCGCTCGCCCGTTCTCGCCGACAATGTCGTCGCGACCTCGCAGCCGCTGGCGACGCAGGCCGGACTGACCATCCTGCAGCAGGGCGGCAATGCGGTGGACGCCGCGATCGCCACCGCCGCCACGCTGACGGTGGTGGAGCCGACCGGCAACGGGCTGGGTTCCGATGGATACTGCATCCTGTGGGACGGCAAGCAGCTTCATGGCCTGAACGCGTCCGGCCCGGCTCCGGCCGCATGGTCACCGGAACGCTTTGCAAATGGCATTCCGATGCACGGCTGGGACGCCGTCACCGTGCCGGGCGCGGTTGCTGCCTGGGTGGAGCTTTCCGAACGGTTCGGCAAGCTTGGCCTTGCCACGGTGCTCGCCCCCGCGATCCGCTACGCAGAAGAAGGGTTCATCGTCTCGCCGGTCATCGGCGCGCTCTGGGCCAAGGGGGCGGCGACGCTGGGCAGTCAGCCCGGCTTTGCCGAGACCTTCATGCCTGAAGGACGGGCTCCCAAGGCGGGCGAGCGGTTCCGCAATCCCGGCGCGGCGCGCACCCTGCGCGCTATCGCGGAGACCAAGGGCCGCGCCTTCTATGACGGCGAGATCGCGGAAGAGATCGAGGCCTTCGCAAAGGCCAATGGCGGTGCGATGACCGTCGCCGACCTTGCAGGCTTCTCCCCGGAATGGTGCGGTACGATCAGCCAGCAATTCGACGACGTTGAGCTGCATGAGATCCCGCCCAACGGCCAGGGCATCGCCGCGCTGATGACGCTCGGCATCCTTCAGCACACCGCCATCCGCGACTACGGACCGGACGATCTGACCGCTGTGCATCTGCAGATCGAGGCGATCAAGCTCGCCTACCGCGATCTGCACGCCTATGTCGCCGACCGCCGTTTCATGACCGAGGTGAGCGAGAAGGATCTGCTCGATCCGGATTACCTGAAGGCCCGTGCGGCGTTGATCGACCCGGCCAAGGCGCAGGATTTCGGCTCCGGCGCCCCGAAGCGCGGCGGCACGGTGCTGATGAGCGTGGCCGATTCGTCGGGCATGATGGTGAGCTTCATTCAGTCCAACTACATGGGCTTCGGCTCCGGCGTTGTCGTCCCCGGCACCGGCATCTCCATGCAGAACCGCGGCTACGGCTTCACCACCGACACCTCGCATCAGAACTGCGTGGCGGGCGGCAAGAAGCCGTTCCAGACAATCATCCCCGGCTTCGCAATGAAGGGCGGGGAACCGCTCATGGCCTACGGCATGATGGGGGGCCCGATCCAGGCGCAGGGCCATGTGCAGCTCTTGCTGCGCACCCAACTGTGGGATCAGTGCGTCCAGACCGCCGCCGATGCACCGCGCTGGCGGATGATCGAAGGGCTGGATGTCGCCTGTGAACCGACCATGTCGCCCGACGTGCTCAAGGGTCTTGCCGATCTCGGTCACAAGGTTCAGGTCGAAGCGCCGGACAACGCCTTTGGCTTCGGTGGCGCGCAGCTCGTCCAGCGCATGCCGGGCGGCGGATATGCGGCGGGGTCCGATCCGCGCAAGGACGGTCACGCCGCTGGCTTCTGA
- a CDS encoding bile acid:sodium symporter family protein has translation MGLLRRIGIDTYMVLLFVTVGLGVLLPADGIAADVLKHVTYWAVSLLFFLYGAKLDPSAVRAGITNIPIQGLTFASTYIMFPIFGFIFAWLFGSLLGEKLTFGLMFLAVLPSTVQSSIAFTSIARGNVAAAICAASVSNLIGVALTPAMVAFLLHQGDGGVSLDSVIKIGTQILLPFIVGQVLRPWVGGFVKKHKVLTMVVDRGSILLIIYAAFSRSTVTGLWNAIPVSSLLILIVVMLIFLAVTMSVIAAAGHLFRLNYPDRASLFYCGSTKSLASGMPIATALFAANELGAIVLPLLVYHMSQLLVCAYISQKSAQRTLEPAEA, from the coding sequence ATGGGCTTGTTAAGGCGTATTGGTATCGACACCTACATGGTGTTGCTGTTCGTAACCGTCGGCCTCGGCGTGCTGCTTCCGGCGGACGGGATAGCCGCCGATGTCTTGAAGCACGTGACCTATTGGGCCGTGTCGCTGCTGTTCTTTCTCTATGGCGCCAAGCTCGACCCGAGCGCGGTGCGGGCCGGGATCACGAATATCCCCATCCAGGGCCTGACTTTCGCCTCGACCTACATCATGTTTCCGATCTTCGGGTTCATTTTCGCCTGGCTCTTCGGCTCTCTGCTGGGCGAGAAACTGACCTTCGGACTGATGTTCCTGGCTGTTCTGCCCTCCACAGTTCAGTCCTCCATCGCCTTCACCTCCATCGCGCGCGGCAACGTTGCCGCCGCCATCTGCGCGGCTTCCGTTTCCAACCTTATCGGCGTGGCGTTGACGCCTGCCATGGTGGCCTTTCTGCTGCATCAAGGCGATGGCGGCGTGAGCCTCGACAGCGTGATCAAGATCGGCACGCAGATCCTGCTGCCCTTCATCGTCGGTCAGGTGCTGCGCCCCTGGGTCGGCGGCTTCGTGAAAAAGCACAAGGTCCTGACGATGGTGGTGGATCGCGGCTCGATCCTGCTGATCATCTATGCCGCCTTCTCCCGCTCAACGGTTACCGGCCTTTGGAACGCCATCCCGGTGAGCAGTCTGCTGATCCTGATCGTCGTGATGCTGATTTTCCTCGCCGTCACCATGAGTGTGATCGCGGCGGCGGGACATCTTTTCAGGCTGAACTACCCGGACCGGGCGTCGCTGTTCTATTGCGGCTCCACCAAAAGCCTCGCCTCAGGCATGCCCATTGCGACCGCGCTCTTTGCGGCCAATGAACTGGGCGCCATCGTGCTGCCGCTGCTCGTCTATCACATGAGCCAGCTTCTCGTTTGCGCCTATATCTCGCAAAAATCAGCGCAGAGAACGCTGGAACCCGCCGAAGCGTAG
- a CDS encoding LysR family transcriptional regulator, translating into MDKLSVMHAFRRIVERGSFARAADDLGVSPALLSREIRLLEESLGCTLIARTTRSMSLTDAGHLYYEEANAVLEAVHGVESRIREGAGAVQGHLRVNSASSFAQTVITPCLPEFLSTYPDLRFTLSLDERVVDMVEGGFDLAIRIRPDMPDSGLVQRKIGIARQRIFSSRAYLERAGTPKAPEEIPAHRIIGFAFGTHLTSWTLHRTMEENEADARTIDLDPHLRVENSLILRDLLIAGHGIGTLPDFVADEAVARGELVRILPDYELAPRQIYAVTASRLGMDAKVSAFLDHLRLRLRP; encoded by the coding sequence ATGGACAAGCTTTCCGTCATGCACGCCTTTCGCCGGATCGTGGAGCGGGGGAGCTTTGCGCGTGCGGCGGACGATCTCGGCGTCTCCCCGGCACTTCTCAGCCGCGAAATCCGGCTTCTTGAAGAAAGCCTCGGCTGTACGCTGATTGCACGCACGACGCGGTCCATGTCGCTGACCGATGCCGGGCATCTCTATTATGAGGAGGCAAATGCCGTTCTGGAGGCCGTGCACGGCGTCGAGAGCCGCATCCGCGAAGGGGCGGGAGCCGTCCAGGGGCATCTCAGGGTCAATTCCGCAAGCTCCTTCGCACAGACCGTCATCACCCCCTGTCTGCCGGAGTTCCTGTCCACCTATCCCGACCTCAGGTTTACCTTGTCGCTCGACGAGCGCGTCGTCGACATGGTGGAGGGCGGCTTCGATCTTGCCATCCGCATTCGGCCCGACATGCCGGATTCCGGCCTTGTTCAACGCAAGATCGGCATCGCCCGGCAGCGCATCTTTTCCTCACGCGCCTATCTGGAGCGCGCTGGAACACCAAAGGCCCCGGAAGAGATCCCCGCCCACCGCATCATTGGCTTCGCATTCGGGACGCACCTGACCTCCTGGACGCTTCACCGCACGATGGAAGAAAACGAGGCAGACGCCCGCACAATAGACCTCGATCCCCATCTGAGGGTGGAAAACAGCCTGATCCTGCGCGATCTCCTGATTGCGGGACACGGCATCGGCACCCTGCCGGATTTCGTCGCCGACGAGGCAGTGGCGCGCGGAGAGCTGGTGCGCATATTGCCCGACTACGAGTTGGCGCCGCGCCAAATCTACGCCGTCACCGCCTCCCGGCTCGGCATGGATGCCAAGGTATCCGCCTTTCTGGATCATCTGCGGCTGCGCCTGAGGCCCTGA
- the wrbA gene encoding NAD(P)H:quinone oxidoreductase, whose amino-acid sequence MTRVLVLYYSSYGHIREMAEAEAEGARSVAGVQADLRRVPETVPEEVREKAGFIADDTALASPADLEDYDAIIIGTPTLFGMMAGQMKSFLDQAGGLWARNALVGKVAAVFASTGSQHGGHEATLLTTQIPLLHFGMMIVGMPYLFEGQKSEDGIVGGSPYGAGTIAGSDGARRPNETDLAGARFQGAYVAEIAARLSRTESRQEAA is encoded by the coding sequence ATGACCCGCGTTCTCGTTCTCTACTATTCAAGCTACGGCCATATCCGCGAAATGGCGGAGGCGGAGGCCGAAGGGGCCCGCAGCGTTGCGGGTGTGCAGGCCGATCTGCGTCGCGTCCCAGAAACCGTGCCGGAAGAGGTTCGCGAGAAGGCGGGCTTCATTGCCGATGATACGGCCCTGGCCAGCCCTGCCGATCTTGAAGACTACGATGCGATCATTATCGGCACACCGACTTTGTTCGGCATGATGGCCGGGCAGATGAAGTCCTTCCTCGATCAGGCAGGCGGGCTGTGGGCACGCAATGCCCTGGTCGGCAAGGTCGCCGCCGTCTTCGCCTCCACCGGCTCCCAGCATGGCGGGCATGAGGCTACGCTGCTCACCACCCAGATCCCGCTTCTGCATTTCGGCATGATGATCGTCGGCATGCCCTACCTTTTCGAGGGGCAGAAGTCTGAGGACGGCATCGTCGGCGGCTCGCCTTATGGGGCGGGCACCATTGCAGGTTCGGACGGTGCACGCCGCCCCAACGAGACGGATCTTGCCGGCGCACGTTTTCAGGGTGCGTATGTGGCCGAAATCGCTGCTCGTCTTTCGCGGACCGAAAGCCGTCAGGAGGCCGCGTGA
- a CDS encoding DsbA family protein, whose product MEPLCIDFFHDVVCCWSFNISSRLRLLAGEMPLDIHHRTFVLQASHTEMATRWGSPEAARKTILGHWSVCREASDRPELIDIDAMARADFDYPHGYIAALACKAAERLAGQDAHWAMFDQLQRAHLTHAQNIADPKVIREVAHALGFDAAGFNAAFDDPATAAAVEADRHYARRHQVQAVPTVIIRETGMRLVNGPIDDLRAQIRAAQRLVA is encoded by the coding sequence ATGGAACCGCTTTGCATCGATTTCTTCCACGACGTGGTGTGCTGCTGGTCGTTCAACATCTCCTCGCGTCTGCGTCTTCTTGCGGGCGAGATGCCACTCGACATCCATCACCGGACCTTCGTCCTTCAGGCAAGCCACACGGAAATGGCTACGCGCTGGGGCAGCCCTGAGGCGGCGCGCAAGACGATCCTCGGGCACTGGTCGGTTTGCCGCGAAGCCAGCGACCGGCCCGAGCTGATCGACATCGACGCGATGGCGCGAGCCGATTTCGACTATCCGCACGGCTACATCGCCGCGCTCGCCTGCAAGGCCGCAGAACGGCTTGCCGGACAAGACGCCCATTGGGCGATGTTCGACCAGCTTCAGCGCGCCCACCTCACCCATGCGCAGAATATCGCCGATCCTAAGGTCATCCGGGAGGTCGCCCATGCGCTCGGTTTTGATGCGGCCGGGTTCAACGCCGCATTCGACGATCCGGCGACGGCGGCAGCCGTGGAAGCCGACCGGCACTATGCCCGCCGCCATCAGGTGCAGGCGGTCCCGACCGTGATCATCCGCGAGACCGGAATGCGGCTCGTCAACGGGCCGATCGACGATCTCAGGGCGCAGATCCGCGCAGCGCAGCGCCTTGTCGCTTGA